One window of the Glycocaulis alkaliphilus genome contains the following:
- a CDS encoding META domain-containing protein — protein sequence MRLFVTPAYAFFPFATAALLLTAGCGQNGQAVQGDGTGSAAGTASVTFAVAYRERIALGDNAIVEAQLLAFEPGSDRPELVSEAREPFNGRQVPIDLTLTYDPEAVATDRELAVSGRILDPDSAQVWITPEDARFPAGNPAADLGVIMLVRSNHAASDDTAYMCDDGQSFSARYHAPDITLTMGDAAYILASVPAASGARFEAGSDEGPRAFWSRGEGALVRFETDGEWVQCQSSAYLPEESESDADQPEPEPAVYTARGNEPGWILRLAGGEAEYLGDYGETRLSGRVTGRAALDEETNVLTVSGDDGELFTIQITHTICQDSMAGLSYPDTVTITLGDVETYSGCGGDAESLLAGEVWRVTHVAGEEVPGPRAVTMEFDGQGRLSGQAPCNRYSASYQMTGEGIVLGQGVSTRMACAGDLMALETTFLGIIQGSLPASIDTDGVLSLGEGRIIAVRE from the coding sequence TTGCGCCTCTTTGTGACACCGGCTTACGCGTTTTTTCCGTTCGCAACTGCCGCCCTTCTGCTGACCGCTGGCTGTGGCCAAAACGGGCAGGCGGTGCAGGGTGACGGCACTGGCTCTGCAGCCGGAACGGCCAGCGTGACCTTTGCCGTCGCGTACCGCGAGCGGATTGCCCTTGGAGACAACGCGATTGTGGAAGCGCAATTGCTGGCGTTCGAGCCCGGCAGTGACCGGCCCGAGCTGGTATCGGAGGCGCGCGAACCGTTCAACGGACGTCAGGTGCCCATCGACCTGACCCTCACCTACGACCCCGAGGCCGTGGCCACTGATCGCGAGCTTGCGGTAAGCGGCCGGATCCTCGATCCCGACAGCGCGCAGGTCTGGATCACGCCCGAAGACGCCCGGTTCCCTGCGGGGAACCCGGCGGCTGATCTAGGTGTCATCATGCTGGTCAGGAGCAATCACGCCGCATCGGATGACACGGCCTATATGTGCGATGACGGGCAGTCGTTCAGCGCCCGCTATCACGCGCCGGACATCACGCTCACCATGGGCGACGCCGCCTATATACTCGCCTCGGTGCCTGCCGCGTCGGGCGCGCGCTTCGAGGCTGGCAGCGATGAGGGGCCGCGGGCGTTCTGGAGCAGGGGCGAAGGTGCGCTGGTCCGCTTCGAGACGGATGGCGAGTGGGTGCAGTGCCAGTCGAGCGCCTATCTGCCGGAAGAATCCGAATCTGACGCAGATCAACCGGAGCCTGAGCCGGCTGTCTACACCGCACGCGGCAACGAGCCGGGCTGGATTTTGCGGCTCGCGGGCGGTGAAGCGGAGTATCTGGGCGACTACGGTGAAACACGTCTTTCCGGGCGCGTGACCGGGCGGGCTGCGCTGGACGAGGAAACGAATGTACTGACCGTTTCTGGCGATGACGGGGAGCTGTTTACGATCCAGATCACCCACACGATCTGTCAGGATTCGATGGCGGGCCTGTCCTATCCCGACACCGTAACCATCACGCTTGGTGATGTGGAGACCTATTCCGGCTGCGGCGGCGACGCGGAGAGCCTGCTGGCCGGTGAGGTATGGCGCGTCACGCATGTTGCAGGCGAAGAAGTGCCCGGCCCGCGCGCCGTTACGATGGAGTTCGATGGCCAGGGCCGCCTGTCGGGTCAGGCGCCCTGCAATCGCTATTCGGCCAGCTACCAGATGACTGGTGAGGGCATCGTGCTGGGGCAGGGCGTGTCCACGCGCATGGCCTGTGCAGGCGATCTGATGGCGCTGGAAACGACCTTCCTTGGCATTATCCAGGGCTCGCTGCCTGCCAGCATTGATACCGACGGCGTGCTCAGCCTCGGTGAAGGGCGGATTATTGCGGTAAGGGAATAA
- a CDS encoding dipeptidase, with product MEFSRRGFLAATLPAGLTGMVAGSAAWGAVSASDSASAPFAFDAMGELRLEYGDDLLTAMRSSGLSAITVTLGDPRKYEEDAYQDALQALDEYDAHIADNPHWFIKATRADDALQAHRDSRIAVFYLFQNTTQFGRDLDRVNAFYERGVRSAQMTYNDQNWAGSGCWEPNDGGLSLFGHALVERMNEVSMLIDVSHAGMRTLAETVAASAVPIINSHASCRSVHPHIRSTTDENLRAVAERGGVTGICQIRPFLTDRREGALEAYFAHIDHAVNVCGIEHVAIGSDRDHRVIEMSEEYLESLRREMGAAFNDADWPLFIDQLNGPARMNVIRDGLRARGYSQGDTDKIMGANLLRLYRDVIG from the coding sequence ATGGAATTTTCTCGACGCGGTTTCCTCGCAGCGACGCTGCCTGCCGGTCTGACCGGAATGGTGGCGGGCTCGGCCGCTTGGGGTGCAGTCAGCGCTTCTGATTCTGCCAGTGCGCCATTTGCGTTCGATGCGATGGGCGAGCTTCGCCTGGAATATGGCGATGACCTGCTGACTGCGATGCGCTCAAGCGGCCTTTCAGCGATTACGGTCACGCTGGGCGATCCGCGCAAATACGAAGAGGACGCCTACCAGGACGCCCTTCAGGCGTTGGACGAATACGATGCCCACATCGCCGATAATCCGCACTGGTTCATCAAGGCGACGCGGGCGGACGACGCCCTTCAGGCCCACCGTGACAGCCGTATCGCTGTGTTCTACCTGTTCCAGAACACCACGCAGTTCGGCCGCGATCTCGACAGGGTCAATGCCTTTTATGAGCGGGGCGTCCGCTCTGCACAGATGACCTATAACGACCAGAACTGGGCCGGTTCAGGATGCTGGGAGCCCAATGATGGCGGTCTCAGCCTGTTCGGCCACGCGCTTGTCGAGCGCATGAACGAAGTTAGCATGCTGATCGATGTATCCCATGCGGGCATGCGGACCCTGGCCGAAACGGTGGCGGCTTCAGCGGTGCCGATCATCAACTCCCACGCATCGTGCCGGTCCGTTCATCCGCATATCCGCAGCACGACCGACGAGAATCTGCGGGCCGTGGCCGAACGCGGCGGTGTAACGGGAATCTGCCAGATCCGCCCGTTTCTCACCGACCGGCGCGAAGGCGCGTTAGAGGCGTACTTCGCTCATATCGACCATGCTGTGAATGTGTGCGGCATCGAGCATGTAGCCATTGGCAGCGACCGCGATCACCGCGTTATCGAGATGAGCGAGGAGTATCTCGAATCGCTGCGCCGGGAGATGGGCGCGGCCTTCAATGATGCCGACTGGCCCTTGTTTATCGATCAGTTGAACGGGCCGGCACGCATGAATGTGATCCGGGACGGGCTGCGGGCGCGGGGCTATAGCCAGGGCGACACCGACAAGATCATGGGCGCCAATCTGTTGCGCCTTTATCGCGATGTCATCGGTTGA
- a CDS encoding L-serine ammonia-lyase, giving the protein MHFGVFDLFKIGIGPSSSHTVGPMKAARLFLERVDAEHGLKTITRVKAEAYGSLALTGAGHATDKALIWGLAGEAPETADPDVLPGIIDEVENSGTIRLLGQHQIGFDRDTDLLLDGKVRLPFHSNAMKFTAFDANGESLSEQLWYSIGGGFVIDEAEAGRNSAAEAPEGEPYPFDNCNTLIEIGDREGLSIPEVMMANETAFRGEAEVRERIAVIWQAMEDCIDRGVAGDGVLPGGLNVKRRAPAMQRRLLEDPERATRDPLSAMEWVNLWAMAVNEENAAGGRVVTAPTNGASGIIPAVARYFDRHCKKPGDEDAMVRFFLTASAIGALYKLNASISGAEAGCQGEVGVACSMAAGGLAAALGGSNRQIENAAEIGMEHNLGLTCDPVGGLVQIPCIERNAIGAIKAINAARLAMLGNAEYKVRLDQVIETMRQTGLDMADKYKETSEGGLAVNVPVC; this is encoded by the coding sequence ATGCATTTCGGCGTTTTCGACCTTTTCAAGATCGGTATCGGCCCGTCCAGCTCCCACACAGTGGGGCCGATGAAGGCTGCGCGTCTGTTTCTTGAGCGCGTGGACGCCGAACACGGGCTGAAAACGATCACGCGGGTAAAGGCGGAGGCCTATGGCTCGCTGGCGCTGACCGGCGCTGGCCACGCCACCGACAAGGCGCTGATCTGGGGGCTAGCGGGCGAGGCACCCGAGACAGCCGATCCCGATGTCCTGCCTGGTATTATCGACGAGGTGGAGAATTCCGGCACGATCCGGCTGCTGGGGCAGCACCAGATCGGCTTTGACCGCGATACTGACCTGCTCCTCGATGGCAAGGTCCGGCTACCCTTCCATTCCAACGCAATGAAATTCACAGCCTTTGATGCGAACGGTGAAAGCCTGTCGGAACAGCTCTGGTACTCCATTGGCGGCGGATTTGTGATCGATGAAGCCGAAGCCGGACGAAACTCGGCGGCGGAAGCCCCCGAAGGCGAGCCCTACCCGTTCGATAATTGCAATACGCTGATCGAGATTGGCGACCGCGAAGGGCTTTCCATCCCCGAAGTGATGATGGCCAACGAGACCGCATTCCGCGGCGAGGCAGAGGTCCGCGAGCGCATCGCCGTCATCTGGCAGGCCATGGAAGATTGTATCGACCGCGGCGTGGCGGGCGATGGCGTCCTGCCCGGCGGGCTCAACGTAAAGCGCCGCGCACCCGCCATGCAGCGCCGCCTCCTGGAAGATCCGGAGCGCGCCACCCGCGATCCGCTATCGGCCATGGAATGGGTCAATCTGTGGGCGATGGCGGTCAATGAGGAAAACGCCGCCGGTGGCCGCGTGGTCACCGCTCCGACCAATGGCGCGTCGGGCATCATCCCCGCTGTAGCGCGCTATTTCGACCGGCACTGCAAAAAGCCTGGCGATGAGGACGCGATGGTCCGCTTCTTCCTTACCGCGTCCGCCATTGGCGCGCTCTACAAGCTCAACGCCTCGATTTCGGGCGCGGAAGCGGGCTGTCAGGGCGAGGTGGGCGTTGCCTGCTCCATGGCCGCTGGCGGGCTGGCCGCCGCGCTTGGCGGCTCAAACCGGCAGATCGAGAACGCCGCCGAGATCGGCATGGAGCACAATCTGGGCCTGACCTGTGATCCGGTGGGCGGGCTGGTGCAGATACCTTGTATCGAGCGCAACGCCATCGGCGCGATCAAGGCGATCAACGCGGCCCGCCTCGCCATGCTGGGCAATGCCGAATACAAGGTGCGCCTCGATCAGGTGATCGAGACCATGCGCCAGACCGGCCTCGACATGGCCGACAAGTACAAGGAAACCTCCGAAGGCGGCCTCGCGGTCAACGTGCCGGTGTGTTGA
- a CDS encoding hemerythrin domain-containing protein, whose product MADSAAIFARLKDDHDRHRDLLEKIGKTSGDTRERRTLFEEFTREVKAHAAAEEQALYSTMMRKPAATDETRHSVAEHHDIDEALNDLAATDMASGAWLQKFKTLEHDYLHHIDEEEDDHFPEFAKLLSKDDERHMRDVFDRRKKREKAGAEVTPEKAEDAKE is encoded by the coding sequence ATGGCTGATAGTGCCGCCATTTTTGCGCGCCTCAAGGACGACCATGACCGTCACCGTGACCTGCTGGAAAAAATCGGCAAAACCAGCGGTGACACGCGCGAGCGCCGTACTCTGTTCGAAGAGTTTACCCGGGAGGTGAAGGCGCACGCCGCTGCCGAAGAGCAGGCGCTCTATTCAACGATGATGCGCAAGCCCGCCGCAACCGATGAAACCCGCCACTCGGTTGCCGAACATCACGACATTGACGAGGCCCTGAACGATCTGGCCGCGACAGACATGGCATCAGGCGCTTGGCTTCAGAAATTCAAGACGCTCGAACATGATTATCTTCACCACATCGATGAAGAAGAAGACGATCACTTTCCCGAATTTGCCAAGCTGTTGTCCAAGGACGATGAGCGCCACATGCGTGACGTATTTGATCGCCGCAAAAAGCGCGAGAAAGCCGGTGCCGAAGTAACGCCGGAAAAGGCCGAAGACGCCAAGGAATAA
- a CDS encoding MerR family transcriptional regulator produces MHAASYSRYRFKPVMQEVLSIGELARRTGCQVVTIRYYEQVGLLPEPARTAGGHRAYTPAHLRRLDFIKRGRRLGFPLAAISGLLDLLEDRDATCSDIDALAEQHLHEVRAKIADLRAIEAQLETSLATCRHETRAECAVAEALVSAG; encoded by the coding sequence ATGCATGCTGCGAGCTATAGTCGCTATAGGTTCAAGCCCGTCATGCAGGAAGTGCTGAGCATTGGAGAACTGGCCCGCCGCACCGGCTGCCAGGTCGTCACCATCCGCTATTACGAACAGGTGGGCTTGCTGCCCGAACCGGCCCGCACGGCCGGTGGTCACCGCGCCTACACGCCCGCCCATCTGCGCCGGCTGGATTTCATCAAGCGCGGGCGCAGACTGGGTTTCCCGCTGGCGGCCATCTCAGGCCTGCTGGACCTGCTCGAAGACCGTGACGCCACCTGCAGCGATATTGATGCGCTGGCCGAGCAGCATTTGCACGAGGTGCGGGCCAAGATCGCGGATTTGCGCGCCATTGAGGCACAGCTTGAAACCTCGCTCGCTACGTGCCGCCACGAGACGCGCGCCGAATGCGCCGTCGCCGAGGCGCTGGTGTCGGCGGGGTAG
- a CDS encoding aldehyde dehydrogenase family protein, which produces MGLDFPLTRKGELTVRTPVDGSQIGTMTPETAASTKAAIENAVSAFQQWRAVPAPIRGELIRRFGNLCREHKEALSCLVTLDCGKTLDEARGEVQEVIDICDFAVGLSRQLHGLSIATERPNHRMAETWHPLGVFAQISAFNFPVAVWSWGTMIALTCGNAAIWKPSEKSLLSASACAGLLARACADFPQAPKHLHQILVGGGDVGAQLAADPRVALISATGSTKMGRSVSSTVAARLGRSILELGGNNAAIITPSANRDLVLRGVTFSAAGTSGQRCTSMRRLIVHESVHDELVAQLKRAFGQLRVGNPLEPGVHAGPLIDLPAMDMFNAALDQARAEGGVVHGGQRLLAEEYPDAAYLAPALVEMPSQTPIVHTETFGPILYVMRYRDIEEAIAMNNAVPQGLSSAIFTDNMREAELFTSSLGSDCGIANVNIGTSGAEIGGAFGGEKETGGGRASGSDTWKAYMRRATNTINYSTDLPLAQGVRFDAA; this is translated from the coding sequence ATGGGTCTGGACTTTCCGTTGACACGCAAAGGGGAGTTGACTGTCCGTACGCCGGTGGACGGCTCGCAAATTGGCACGATGACGCCTGAAACGGCTGCATCAACCAAGGCTGCTATCGAGAACGCCGTGTCGGCGTTCCAACAGTGGCGCGCCGTGCCAGCGCCGATCCGGGGCGAGCTGATTCGGCGATTCGGCAATCTCTGCCGCGAACACAAGGAAGCACTCTCCTGCCTCGTCACGCTGGACTGCGGCAAGACGCTGGATGAAGCACGCGGCGAGGTTCAGGAAGTCATCGACATCTGCGACTTTGCCGTTGGCCTGTCGCGCCAGTTGCATGGCCTGAGCATCGCCACCGAGCGCCCCAACCACCGCATGGCCGAAACCTGGCACCCGTTGGGTGTGTTCGCGCAGATCAGCGCGTTCAACTTCCCGGTCGCCGTGTGGTCCTGGGGCACGATGATCGCCCTGACTTGCGGGAATGCAGCGATCTGGAAGCCATCAGAAAAGTCTCTTCTGTCGGCATCGGCCTGCGCCGGACTGCTGGCGCGCGCATGCGCAGATTTCCCCCAGGCGCCAAAGCATCTCCATCAGATTCTGGTCGGTGGCGGCGATGTCGGCGCGCAGCTCGCGGCTGATCCGCGCGTCGCGCTCATCAGCGCCACCGGCAGCACCAAGATGGGGCGCAGCGTGTCGAGCACTGTGGCGGCGCGCCTCGGCCGTTCAATCCTTGAGCTCGGCGGCAATAACGCCGCCATCATCACGCCGTCTGCCAATCGCGACCTCGTGCTTCGCGGCGTGACATTCTCGGCAGCGGGCACGTCCGGCCAGCGCTGCACCTCCATGCGCCGGTTGATCGTGCACGAAAGCGTGCATGACGAACTGGTGGCCCAGCTCAAGCGGGCCTTCGGCCAGCTGCGTGTCGGCAACCCTCTGGAACCTGGCGTGCATGCCGGTCCGCTAATCGATCTTCCGGCGATGGACATGTTCAACGCGGCGCTCGATCAGGCACGGGCCGAAGGCGGTGTGGTGCATGGCGGCCAGCGCCTGCTGGCAGAAGAATACCCGGACGCGGCCTACTTGGCTCCCGCCCTGGTCGAAATGCCGTCACAGACACCGATCGTACATACCGAAACCTTCGGTCCAATCCTCTATGTCATGCGCTATCGCGACATCGAGGAAGCCATCGCGATGAATAATGCCGTGCCGCAGGGTCTCTCCTCGGCGATCTTCACCGACAATATGCGCGAGGCGGAGCTGTTCACATCCAGCCTCGGCAGTGATTGCGGTATCGCCAACGTCAATATCGGCACCAGTGGCGCAGAGATTGGCGGCGCGTTCGGCGGCGAGAAGGAAACCGGCGGAGGCCGCGCCTCCGGCTCGGACACCTGGAAGGCCTATATGCGCCGCGCCACCAACACCATCAACTACTCAACCGACCTTCCCCTGGCCCAGGGCGTGCGTTTCGACGCGGCCTGA
- the kynA gene encoding tryptophan 2,3-dioxygenase, giving the protein MSEHFPTSVNLEGEDIHWSPEGGLSYGRYLVLDRILGAQSPLTEEHDEMMFIIIHQASELWLKLCLHELEAAIAHVQADEVRPAMKMLARIARIQEQLTQSWAVLSTMTPSDYLKFRDQLGQSSGFQSAQYRTLEYRLGNKNAALAKVHASDEEAHTLVSKALVQPSLYDETLRFAARSGLTVPSTAIERDWSQPYQPDDAVEAMWREVYLDTGKWWEVYEFAEKLVDLEQKFQQWRFNHMKTVERIIGFRRGTGGSGGVSYLVKALNLRLFPELWTVRTTL; this is encoded by the coding sequence ATGAGCGAACATTTCCCCACTTCGGTGAACCTCGAAGGCGAGGATATTCACTGGTCCCCGGAAGGCGGGCTCAGCTATGGCCGCTATCTCGTGCTTGACCGCATTCTCGGCGCGCAGTCCCCGCTGACCGAAGAGCATGACGAGATGATGTTCATCATCATCCACCAGGCCAGCGAGCTGTGGCTGAAACTGTGCCTGCACGAGCTGGAGGCGGCGATAGCCCATGTACAGGCGGATGAAGTCCGCCCGGCCATGAAAATGCTGGCGCGCATTGCCCGCATCCAGGAGCAGCTGACCCAGTCCTGGGCGGTGCTGTCGACGATGACGCCGTCTGACTATCTGAAATTCCGTGACCAGCTGGGGCAAAGTTCAGGCTTCCAGTCAGCCCAGTACCGCACGCTGGAATACCGGCTCGGCAACAAGAATGCGGCGCTGGCCAAGGTGCATGCCTCCGACGAAGAAGCGCACACGCTTGTCAGCAAAGCCCTCGTGCAGCCAAGCCTTTACGACGAAACCTTGAGGTTTGCTGCCAGATCCGGCCTGACTGTTCCCTCCACAGCTATCGAACGCGACTGGTCCCAGCCTTATCAGCCCGACGACGCCGTAGAGGCAATGTGGCGAGAGGTGTATCTCGACACCGGGAAATGGTGGGAAGTATATGAATTTGCCGAGAAACTTGTTGATCTGGAGCAGAAGTTCCAGCAATGGCGTTTCAACCATATGAAAACGGTTGAGCGGATTATCGGCTTCCGGCGCGGCACAGGCGGGTCCGGCGGGGTGTCCTACCTCGTCAAAGCGTTGAACTTGCGTCTGTTCCCCGAACTCTGGACCGTGCGCACCACACTCTAG
- a CDS encoding helix-turn-helix domain-containing protein translates to MALGKQVRQLRKSKSWTLEEAAQRTGLAASTLSKIENDHMSPTFDVVQKLADGFEIDITRLFNAETSLEASGRRSVTRAGDGKLMETAVYAHRLLASDLMNKRILPFRSVIKARAIDEFLDWRGHQGEEFLYVLEGEVLFHTEHYAPEHLRAGDSIYIDSNMRHACVSISEQDAVVLWINTA, encoded by the coding sequence ATGGCGCTTGGCAAGCAGGTCCGCCAGTTGCGTAAAAGCAAGAGCTGGACGCTGGAAGAGGCGGCGCAGCGCACCGGCCTTGCTGCGTCCACACTCTCGAAGATCGAGAACGACCATATGTCGCCGACATTTGATGTGGTGCAGAAACTGGCCGACGGCTTCGAGATTGACATCACGCGGCTGTTCAATGCCGAAACCAGTCTGGAAGCGTCGGGGCGCCGCTCGGTCACGCGTGCCGGGGATGGCAAGCTGATGGAAACGGCCGTGTACGCCCACCGGCTGCTGGCGTCAGATCTTATGAACAAACGGATTTTGCCGTTCCGCTCCGTTATCAAGGCGCGGGCCATCGATGAGTTTCTCGATTGGCGGGGGCACCAGGGCGAGGAGTTTCTCTACGTTCTGGAAGGCGAGGTGCTGTTTCACACCGAGCATTACGCGCCCGAACACCTCCGCGCAGGCGACAGCATCTATATTGACAGCAATATGCGTCACGCCTGCGTGTCGATCAGCGAGCAGGATGCCGTAGTTCTCTGGATAAACACGGCCTGA
- a CDS encoding tetratricopeptide repeat protein, translating to MTFKTLLITGAAALALAGTAASAQEIPQGTSYQTESLLGERLYTRSAETMNLADPSAFERATIEAHAAYVADMNPDTATWYGRMLSYQGYFREAIEVYDAAIERFPENAKLRRHRAHRYFTLRDFDASIAEGLRAAELYENMPLERELLGPDYFPSTPDVVQFYLYYHLGQAYFAANQYREAARWFNRSHEVAVGVDDAVSITAAVYWEYISLARAGDFFAARELLESYTFTLEDLSENIESNFYFDGIQLFKGERDFDTFFSDEDTGMAFSNASAAASSTAFTLANYLLLQGHRDEAKEWYRRSINVDGWSFFARIQAEADWATLFPGETP from the coding sequence ATGACTTTCAAGACCCTGCTTATCACCGGCGCGGCCGCCCTGGCCCTCGCCGGCACGGCAGCCAGCGCGCAGGAAATTCCGCAAGGAACCAGCTACCAGACGGAGTCGCTTCTGGGCGAGCGTCTGTACACCCGCTCTGCCGAGACGATGAATCTGGCAGATCCCAGCGCATTTGAACGCGCCACGATTGAAGCCCATGCGGCCTATGTCGCCGACATGAACCCGGACACGGCCACCTGGTATGGCCGGATGCTGTCCTATCAGGGCTATTTCCGTGAAGCGATCGAAGTCTATGACGCGGCGATCGAGCGTTTCCCCGAAAACGCCAAGCTGCGCCGCCACCGCGCGCACCGCTATTTCACGCTGCGCGATTTTGATGCGTCGATTGCCGAAGGCCTGCGCGCCGCTGAGCTCTATGAGAACATGCCGCTTGAGCGCGAGCTGCTCGGCCCGGACTACTTCCCGTCCACGCCGGACGTGGTCCAGTTCTACCTCTACTACCATCTGGGCCAGGCCTATTTTGCGGCCAACCAGTACCGCGAGGCAGCGCGCTGGTTTAACCGCTCACATGAAGTAGCCGTGGGCGTAGATGATGCCGTGAGCATCACCGCAGCGGTCTATTGGGAGTACATCTCGCTGGCCCGTGCGGGCGACTTCTTCGCCGCCCGTGAGCTGCTGGAGAGCTACACCTTCACCCTCGAAGACCTGAGCGAGAACATCGAAAGCAATTTCTATTTCGATGGCATCCAGCTCTTCAAGGGCGAGCGCGACTTCGACACCTTCTTCAGCGATGAAGACACCGGCATGGCGTTCTCCAACGCGTCGGCGGCGGCCTCATCTACGGCCTTCACCCTTGCCAATTATCTGCTGCTGCAAGGCCATCGTGACGAGGCGAAGGAATGGTATCGCCGCTCGATCAATGTCGATGGCTGGTCGTTCTTCGCCCGTATCCAGGCGGAAGCTGACTGGGCGACGCTCTTCCCGGGCGAGACTCCCTAA
- a CDS encoding Lrp/AsnC ligand binding domain-containing protein, which produces MRQFYIFIKCELGKTYDVASALVDTLEETRQVHSVSGAFDLLAQFAVDSEADIGRFVNLKVQTISGVKDTQTIICFNAFTRDRGLGD; this is translated from the coding sequence ATGCGGCAGTTTTACATCTTCATCAAATGCGAGCTGGGCAAGACCTATGACGTCGCTTCGGCTCTGGTCGATACGCTGGAAGAGACCCGCCAGGTGCATTCGGTTTCGGGCGCATTCGACCTTCTGGCCCAGTTCGCCGTGGACTCCGAAGCCGATATAGGCCGCTTCGTGAATCTGAAAGTGCAAACGATTTCAGGGGTGAAGGACACGCAGACCATTATCTGCTTCAACGCCTTCACCCGTGATCGCGGCCTTGGTGACTGA